In Eriocheir sinensis breed Jianghai 21 unplaced genomic scaffold, ASM2467909v1 Scaffold7, whole genome shotgun sequence, the following are encoded in one genomic region:
- the LOC126993933 gene encoding zinc finger protein 84-like isoform X1, which translates to MSAKSVGKDSLGRLTSPSTPTQSGGRPHECQECGKKFRDKSALNTHTLTHTGERPHECHECGKKFSRKSDLNKHTLTHTGERPHECQECGKKFTWKGHLNTHTLIHTGERPHECQVCGKKFRVKTDLNTHTLTHTGERPHECQECGRKFSRKSGLNRHTLTHAVERTHECQECGKNFSRKCDLNRHTLTHTVERTHECQECGKNFSRKSHLNTHTLTHAGERPHECQECGKKFCRKSDLNRHTLTHAGERPHECQECGKKFSRKSHLNTHTLTHAGERPHECQECGKNFSRKSDLNRHTLKHTGERPHECQECGKKFSDKGDLNKHTLTHTGERPHECQECGRRFIFMSVLNKHIFRHSGLREFKCDVCKKHFKTKGDIAQHMKIHFP; encoded by the coding sequence atgagtgccaagagtgtgggaaaagactccctgggaaggttGACCTCACCAAGCACACCCACACAGTCTGgaggaagacctcatgaatgccaggagtgtggcaaaaagtttagggataagagtgccctcaacacacacacccttacacacactggtgaaagacctcatgaatgccatgagtgtggcaaaaagttcagtaggaagagtgacctcaacaaacacacccttacacacactggtgaaagacctcatgaatgccaagagtgtggcaaaaagttcacttggaagggtcacctcaacacacacacccttatacacactggtgaaagacctcatgaatgccaagtgtgtggcaaaaagttcagagttaagactgacctcaacacacacacccttacacacacaggtgaaagacctcatgaatgccaagagtgtggcagaaagttcagtaggaagagtggcctcaacagacacacccttacacatgCTGTTGAAAGaactcatgaatgccaagagtgtggcaaaaattTCAGTAGGAAGTgtgacctcaacagacacacccttacacacactgttgAAAGaactcatgaatgccaagagtgtggcaaaaatttcagtaggaagagtcacctcaacacacacacccttacacacgctggtgaaagacctcatgaatgccaagagtgtggcaaaaagttctgTAGGAAGAGTGACCTCAACAGACATACCCTTACACAtgctggtgaaagacctcatgaatgccaagagtgtggcaaaaagttcagtaggaagagtcacctcaacacacacacccttacacacgctggtgaaagacctcatgaatgccaagaatgTGGCAAAAATttcagtaggaagagtgacctcaacagacacacccttaaacacactggtgaaagacctcatgaatgtcaagagtgtggcaaaaagttcagtgataagggtgacctcaacaaacacacccttacacacactggtgaaagacctcatgaatgccaagagtgtggcaggaGGTTCATTTTTATGTCTGTGTTGAACAAGcacatcttcagacactctggcctgagagagttcaagtgtgatgtttgtaagaaacatttcaagaccaagGGGGATATTGCccagcacatgaagatccacttcccctga